A genome region from Nocardioides cynanchi includes the following:
- a CDS encoding glycerophosphodiester phosphodiesterase: protein MAARHRVLVSAHRCGYAELSAAGASDRSLENSVEGIAHAAAVGADYVEFDVRRCSDGTWVIAHDPGVGPVGDHHLIRKLSWADLHARAPEVMLLSDFLAALAPTGIGAHVDMKFATSQHDRDAGRLWEIDLLEVLVASLDPARIIMTTGNSDATNAMRDWIADRGLGILVGLSIGASVRNLTWREAARSLLGQLFPRQRFEASRADAVAAHYALAIVRLTRWTARIGVPLLVWTVDSPRLQRRLLRDHRVWMITTNWPARAIALRDTPRPRGRG, encoded by the coding sequence GTGGCGGCACGACACCGGGTCCTGGTCTCGGCCCACCGGTGCGGCTACGCCGAGCTCAGCGCCGCCGGGGCGAGCGACCGCAGCCTGGAGAACTCCGTGGAGGGCATCGCGCATGCCGCGGCGGTCGGTGCCGACTACGTCGAGTTCGACGTACGGCGCTGCAGCGACGGCACGTGGGTGATCGCTCACGACCCCGGGGTCGGGCCGGTCGGCGATCACCACCTGATCCGCAAGCTGAGCTGGGCCGACCTGCACGCCCGGGCACCCGAGGTGATGCTGCTCTCGGACTTCCTCGCCGCCCTCGCACCGACCGGGATCGGCGCGCACGTCGACATGAAGTTCGCGACCTCGCAGCACGACCGGGACGCTGGGCGGCTCTGGGAGATCGACCTGCTCGAGGTGCTCGTCGCCTCCCTCGACCCCGCGCGGATCATCATGACCACCGGCAACAGCGACGCGACCAACGCGATGCGCGACTGGATCGCCGACCGCGGCCTGGGCATCCTCGTCGGGCTGAGCATCGGCGCCAGCGTGCGGAACCTGACGTGGCGCGAGGCCGCGAGGAGCCTGCTCGGACAGCTCTTCCCCCGGCAGCGCTTCGAGGCCTCCCGGGCCGATGCCGTGGCCGCTCACTACGCCCTGGCGATAGTCCGGCTGACCCGCTGGACGGCGCGGATCGGGGTCCCCCTGCTGGTGTGGACCGTCGACAGCCCCCGGCTCCAGCGGCGACTCCTGCGTGACCACCGGGTCTGGATGATCACCACCAACTGGCCGGCGCGTGCGATCGCGCTGCGGGACACCCCCCGTCCGCGCGGCCGCGGTTAG
- a CDS encoding DivIVA domain-containing protein, with the protein MTDSTEFRTVMRGYDPAEVDHRIDELSAAVTALTQQRDGLAARVEELHAASTSSAEPPSYEHLGARVGEILSLADAEAAELRSKVHDESDAHRANAEQYATSVREEADRYTANARSQADAESSRIVEDARKAADEHRDSAERAASVRMQEAEAVYEEQRARAAKAAADFETTLAGRRQAAEEEFTQKMAAAQARLEEAGEFADRTRAEAEAARVQAAKEAARLAEEAREKAEQIIGEAKASAERIRADTDRELAAATQRRDSINAQLANVRQMLATLTGTAPFSLTGFGDAEEAWAEPDAAGADVDVPAEAEAAQTPDDDADAVTDADADADQESLAHRS; encoded by the coding sequence GTGACCGATTCCACCGAGTTCCGCACCGTGATGCGGGGTTACGACCCCGCCGAGGTCGACCACCGCATCGACGAGCTGTCCGCAGCCGTCACCGCGCTCACCCAGCAGCGAGACGGGCTCGCCGCCCGGGTCGAGGAGCTGCATGCGGCGAGCACGTCGTCGGCCGAGCCCCCGAGCTACGAGCACCTCGGAGCCCGGGTCGGCGAGATCCTCTCCCTCGCCGACGCCGAGGCGGCCGAGCTGCGCAGCAAGGTCCACGACGAGTCGGACGCCCATCGTGCGAACGCCGAGCAGTACGCCACCTCGGTGCGCGAGGAGGCCGACCGCTACACCGCGAACGCCCGCAGCCAGGCCGATGCCGAGTCCTCGCGGATCGTCGAGGACGCCCGCAAGGCGGCCGACGAGCACCGCGACAGCGCCGAGCGGGCCGCCTCGGTGCGGATGCAGGAGGCTGAGGCGGTCTACGAGGAGCAGCGCGCCCGCGCCGCCAAGGCGGCGGCGGACTTCGAGACCACCCTGGCCGGTCGTCGGCAGGCGGCCGAGGAGGAGTTCACCCAGAAGATGGCGGCCGCCCAGGCCCGGCTCGAGGAGGCCGGCGAGTTCGCCGACCGCACCCGCGCCGAGGCCGAGGCGGCCCGGGTCCAGGCAGCCAAGGAGGCCGCCCGGCTGGCGGAGGAGGCGCGCGAGAAGGCCGAGCAGATCATCGGCGAGGCGAAGGCCTCCGCCGAGCGGATCCGGGCGGACACCGACCGCGAGCTGGCCGCCGCCACCCAGCGCCGCGACAGCATCAACGCCCAGCTGGCCAACGTCCGCCAGATGCTGGCCACGCTGACCGGGACCGCACCGTTCTCCCTGACCGGCTTCGGTGACGCCGAGGAGGCGTGGGCCGAGCCGGACGCCGCCGGTGCGGACGTCGACGTCCCGGCCGAGGCCGAGGCCGCGCAGACGCCGGACGACGACGCGGACGCCGTCACGGACGCCGACGCCGACGCCGACCAGGAGTCGCTGGCCCACCGCAGTTGA
- a CDS encoding GrpB family protein: MRPTNEEITRHYFDDPPPGADPWVDGPSQPYEIVVTEYDARWPADFARVEGAIRDALGERVLELHHVGSTSVAGLPAKPVIDVDLVVADPADEASYLPELEAAGFVHTIREPWWHEHRLVTYADPVAYVHVFGPGCPEVVRHLMFQAWLRDHPDDLAAYADAKRTAAAAMNARPGGGTGMDYNRHKEPVVLAIYDRMFRAHGLLP; this comes from the coding sequence GTGCGCCCGACGAACGAGGAGATCACCCGCCACTACTTCGACGACCCCCCACCGGGTGCCGACCCGTGGGTGGACGGGCCCTCGCAGCCCTACGAGATCGTGGTGACCGAGTACGACGCCCGCTGGCCGGCCGACTTCGCCCGGGTCGAGGGCGCGATCCGCGACGCGCTCGGCGAGCGGGTCCTCGAGCTCCACCACGTCGGCTCCACCTCCGTCGCGGGCCTGCCGGCCAAGCCGGTGATCGACGTCGACCTCGTGGTCGCCGACCCGGCCGACGAGGCGTCGTACCTCCCGGAGCTGGAGGCCGCCGGGTTCGTCCACACCATCCGCGAGCCGTGGTGGCACGAGCACCGGCTGGTCACGTACGCCGACCCGGTCGCCTACGTGCACGTCTTCGGTCCCGGCTGTCCCGAGGTGGTCCGACACCTGATGTTCCAGGCCTGGCTGCGCGACCACCCCGACGACCTGGCGGCGTACGCCGACGCGAAGCGGACCGCGGCAGCCGCGATGAACGCCCGCCCCGGCGGCGGCACCGGGATGGACTACAACCGGCACAAGGAGCCGGTCGTGCTGGCGATCTACGACCGGATGTTCCGGGCCCACGGCCTCCTGCCGTGA
- a CDS encoding GNAT family N-acetyltransferase — translation MTATRPAAEQDLAAVAAIYAEQVRTGISTFDLEPPAVDYWQHRLESTEPGDHFLVADVDGDVVGFAYSSSYRPRPGYRLTRETSVYIAEQARGQGLGRRLYDDLLPRLGADGMHVALALVALPNPASQALHESCGFAHLGTMREVGRKFDRWIDTAWYQLAL, via the coding sequence GTGACGGCCACCCGCCCCGCCGCCGAGCAGGACCTCGCCGCCGTGGCCGCGATCTACGCCGAGCAGGTCCGCACCGGCATCTCGACCTTCGACCTCGAGCCACCGGCGGTCGACTACTGGCAGCACCGGCTCGAGAGCACCGAGCCCGGCGACCACTTCCTGGTCGCCGACGTCGACGGTGACGTGGTCGGCTTCGCCTACTCCTCGTCGTACCGTCCCCGGCCCGGCTACCGGCTGACCCGCGAGACGTCGGTCTACATCGCGGAGCAGGCGCGCGGTCAGGGCCTCGGCCGTCGGTTGTACGACGACCTGCTGCCGCGCCTGGGCGCCGACGGGATGCACGTGGCGCTGGCCCTGGTCGCGCTGCCCAACCCGGCCAGCCAGGCCCTGCACGAGTCGTGCGGCTTCGCGCATCTGGGCACGATGCGCGAGGTCGGCCGCAAGTTCGACCGCTGGATCGACACCGCGTGGTACCAGCTCGCCTTGTGA
- the zwf gene encoding glucose-6-phosphate dehydrogenase — MPLKPTTVVLFGATGDLSRRKLLPGLLHLFQSGLMRDVQVVGTSLEEHDRDSFIEFAHQAVLEFAGDDGDTDGWSEFAKLLHWAPGDTGPEGLRRCIEEAEGERTAEFDRLHYLSVPPKAALAVVHELKEAGLVKRSRIIMEKPFGTDLASAKKLNAELHQVFKEDQIFRIDHFLGKEAAQNILAFRFANGLFEPIWHRNHVDHVQIDVPEELGLEQRASFYESTGAYRDMVVTHLFQVLAFTAMEPPTALEPYAISEEKNKVFRSMCAIEPTDVVRGQYVGYRDIEGVAHDSETETFVALKCYVDNWRWAGVPFYLRTGKRMAEGARIISIAFREPPRSMFPPGSGVGDHGPDHLTFDLADQAKMSLSFYGKRPGPGMKLDKLSMQFAMHDTGWAGAVLEAYERLIYDAARGDRTLFTSAEGIERLWELSTPLLENPPIVRPYAQGSWGPNQIHQLVAPFAWRLPFERQWRNPNEVGY; from the coding sequence ATGCCTCTGAAGCCCACGACCGTCGTCCTCTTCGGCGCCACCGGCGACCTGTCCCGGCGCAAGCTGTTGCCCGGCCTGCTGCACCTGTTCCAGTCGGGGCTGATGCGCGACGTCCAGGTCGTCGGTACGTCGCTCGAGGAGCACGACCGCGACTCGTTCATCGAGTTCGCCCACCAGGCCGTGCTCGAGTTCGCCGGTGACGACGGCGACACCGACGGCTGGTCGGAGTTCGCCAAGCTGCTGCACTGGGCACCCGGTGACACCGGGCCGGAGGGGCTCCGCCGCTGCATCGAGGAGGCGGAGGGCGAGCGCACGGCGGAGTTCGACCGCCTGCACTACCTCAGCGTGCCGCCCAAGGCCGCCCTCGCCGTCGTGCACGAGCTCAAGGAGGCGGGCCTGGTCAAGCGCAGCCGGATCATCATGGAGAAGCCGTTCGGCACCGATCTGGCCAGCGCGAAGAAGCTCAACGCCGAGCTGCACCAGGTCTTCAAGGAGGACCAGATCTTCCGGATCGACCACTTCCTGGGCAAGGAGGCCGCCCAGAACATCCTGGCGTTCCGGTTCGCCAACGGCCTGTTCGAGCCGATCTGGCATCGCAACCACGTCGACCACGTGCAGATCGACGTCCCCGAGGAGCTCGGCCTCGAGCAGCGCGCGTCGTTCTACGAGAGCACCGGTGCGTACCGGGACATGGTGGTCACCCACCTGTTTCAGGTGCTGGCCTTCACCGCGATGGAGCCTCCGACGGCGCTCGAGCCCTACGCCATCAGCGAGGAGAAGAACAAGGTGTTCCGCTCGATGTGCGCGATCGAACCGACCGACGTGGTCCGTGGCCAGTACGTCGGCTACCGCGACATCGAGGGGGTCGCGCACGACTCCGAGACCGAGACCTTCGTCGCGCTCAAGTGCTACGTCGACAACTGGCGGTGGGCCGGGGTGCCGTTCTACCTGCGCACGGGCAAGCGGATGGCCGAGGGGGCCCGGATCATCTCGATCGCGTTCCGTGAGCCGCCCCGCTCGATGTTCCCGCCGGGCTCGGGAGTCGGCGATCACGGCCCCGACCACCTGACCTTCGACCTGGCCGACCAGGCCAAGATGTCGCTGTCGTTCTACGGCAAGCGGCCCGGGCCGGGCATGAAGCTCGACAAGCTGTCGATGCAGTTCGCCATGCACGACACCGGCTGGGCCGGAGCGGTGCTCGAGGCCTACGAGCGCCTGATCTACGACGCCGCCCGCGGCGACCGGACGCTCTTCACCAGCGCCGAGGGCATCGAGCGGCTCTGGGAGCTGTCCACGCCACTCCTGGAGAACCCCCCGATCGTCCGGCCCTACGCGCAGGGCTCGTGGGGACCCAACCAGATCCACCAGCTGGTCGCGCCGTTCGCCTGGCGGCTCCCGTTCGAGCGCCAGTGGCGCAACCCGAACGAGGTGGGCTACTGA